From the genome of Vicia villosa cultivar HV-30 ecotype Madison, WI linkage group LG2, Vvil1.0, whole genome shotgun sequence, one region includes:
- the LOC131648959 gene encoding uncharacterized protein LOC131648959, which produces MTVVEYAAKFEELVKFYPHYNSVAIVNASNLRAAYTLRASKRLNEEKGKIQNCGKLYSAPADNGKQKVSYAKRQSGRETPASVKCFKCGKPDHHANECKNNVLRCFKCGNTSHCVAECMNDGPTCFSCGEVGHSSTNCHKPKKAQSREKMFPLSGTKTTSTDRLIRGMRYINGILLIVIIDTGATYSFISLDYVERLNLKLSSMNGSMIVDTLALGPITTSWVCLNSPLTIYDKNFGMDLVCRRITKQVGESLINGAGVFMILASMKVESKVVIDELSMICEFPKVFPYDICDLPPKHEIEYAIDLVPSTSPLSMAPYRMSALMLSKLMKQLEDLLEKKFV; this is translated from the exons ATGACCGTTGTTGAATATGCTGCTAAGTTTGAAGAGCTAGTAAAGTTTTATCCACACTATAATAGTGTGGCTATTGTAAATGCATCAAATTTGAGAGCGGCTTACACCCTAAGAGCAAGCAAG AGACTGAATGAGGAAAAAGGGAAAATTCAGAATTGTGGGAAACTGTACAGTGCTCCAGCTGACAATGGGAAGCAGAAGGTTTCATATGCAAAAAGGCAAAGTGGGAGAGAGACTCCCGCTTCTGTcaagtgtttcaagtgtggcaagccAGATCACCATGCTAATGAGTGCAAGAACAATGTTCTAAGATGCTTTAAATGTGGAAATACAAGTCACTGTGTGGCAGAGTGCATGAATGATGGTCCGACTTGTTTTAGTTGTGGTGAGGTTGGTCATAGTAGTACTAAttgccataaaccaaagaaagcTCAGTCTAGGGAGAAAATGTTTCCCTTGTCTGGGACAAAGACTACTAGTACTGACAGGTTGATTCGAGGTATGCGTTATATTAATGGTATTCTTTTGATTGTTATTATTGACACGGGTGCAACATATTCTTTTATTTCGCTTGATTATGTAGAGAGGTTGAACCTCAAATTATCTTCTATGAATGGGAGTATGATTGTTGATACTCTAGCCCTAGGTCCAATAACGACATCATGGGTTTGCTTGAATTCTCCGTTGACTATTTATGATAAGAATTTTGGGATGGATCTAGTCTGCCGTAGAATAA CTAAACAAGTGGGTGAATCTTTGATAAATGGTGCTGGGGTGTTTATGATATTAGCCTCGATGAAGGTTGAAAGCAAAGTTGTGATCGATGAACTATCAATGATATGTGAATTTCCAAAAGTGTTTCCATATGATATTTGTGACTTGCCTCCAAAGCATGAAATTGAGTATGCCATAGACTTAGTACCTAGTACTAGTCCtctgtcgatggcaccttatagaatgtctGCTTTGATGCTGAGTAAACTAATGAAACAATTAGAAGATCTacttgagaaaaagtttgtaTGA